Proteins encoded within one genomic window of Chloroflexota bacterium:
- a CDS encoding peptidylprolyl isomerase, whose amino-acid sequence MKFRVTVVITVAAVLLTLPFIGCGQATPTTAIEEPSPTPIPPTTTPIPPGGIEIALALLKLPEGNVVARVNGEAVLTDVYRQELTRQLKVATTRYGLDWNDPNNTSVLPLFQQQILDQLINLELIRQLAKSEGLDQVTEADIDAEVEKNKAEIASSATYASWEEFLQLNELTEESFRRYVRDSVVINRMFEAHGGPSEVEQVHALHILVEDEATGKEVLEKLAAGEKFEDLAAQYSIDTGSKDQGGDLGWFPKGLMVSEFEEAAFALEPGETSALVQTQFGYHIIRVVEKGIRELDPDIKVQVQEEAFNQWFDEQKAKATIETLLDLGTSSP is encoded by the coding sequence ATGAAATTTCGAGTAACGGTTGTGATTACTGTGGCGGCTGTGCTCCTGACGCTACCCTTTATCGGCTGTGGCCAGGCCACACCTACCACCGCGATTGAGGAGCCAAGTCCGACCCCTATTCCTCCTACGACTACTCCGATTCCTCCAGGCGGCATCGAGATAGCCCTGGCGCTGCTCAAATTGCCAGAGGGGAACGTAGTGGCCCGGGTGAACGGTGAAGCCGTGCTGACCGACGTTTACAGGCAAGAATTGACCCGCCAACTCAAAGTCGCCACTACGCGCTACGGATTAGACTGGAACGACCCGAATAACACCTCTGTTTTGCCGCTCTTCCAGCAGCAGATCCTGGATCAACTCATCAATTTGGAATTAATACGCCAACTTGCCAAGTCAGAAGGGCTGGATCAGGTTACTGAGGCGGATATCGACGCTGAAGTGGAGAAGAACAAGGCCGAGATCGCCAGCAGCGCGACCTACGCCAGTTGGGAGGAATTCCTGCAACTGAACGAACTCACCGAAGAGAGCTTCCGGCGTTATGTACGCGATTCGGTAGTGATCAACCGCATGTTTGAGGCTCACGGTGGCCCATCCGAGGTTGAACAGGTACATGCCCTCCACATCCTGGTGGAAGACGAAGCGACAGGCAAAGAGGTGTTGGAAAAACTGGCGGCAGGCGAGAAATTCGAGGATTTAGCCGCACAATACTCGATTGACACGGGCAGCAAAGATCAGGGTGGTGATCTAGGCTGGTTCCCCAAAGGGCTTATGGTGTCTGAATTTGAGGAGGCGGCTTTCGCTCTGGAGCCGGGCGAAACCAGTGCATTGGTGCAAACCCAATTTGGGTATCACATTATCCGCGTGGTGGAAAAAGGAATCCGCGAACTGGATCCCGACATAAAGGTTCAAGTGCAAGAGGAGGCCTTTAACCAGTGGTTCGACGAACAAAAGGCGAAAGCCACGATCGAGACCTTGTTGGATCTTGGGACATCCTCGCCTTGA
- a CDS encoding YbaB/EbfC family nucleoid-associated protein, which translates to MLRQIQELQARIQEAQEALGRETVTATVGGGAVTVVMTGHHKVVSVRIDPDVVNSGDVEILQDLIVAGINEALEKSQALAEERLGPLTAGLGILGVM; encoded by the coding sequence ATGTTACGCCAAATTCAGGAACTACAAGCCAGAATTCAGGAAGCCCAGGAAGCACTGGGGCGCGAGACCGTGACGGCGACGGTGGGAGGGGGCGCAGTGACTGTGGTGATGACAGGTCATCACAAGGTAGTTTCGGTGCGCATTGATCCCGATGTGGTGAATTCGGGCGATGTGGAGATATTACAAGATCTAATCGTAGCGGGAATCAATGAGGCATTAGAAAAAAGCCAAGCACTGGCGGAAGAACGATTGGGCCCTCTGACTGCTGGCCTTGGGATACTAGGTGTGATGTGA
- the recR gene encoding recombination protein RecR, which yields MRTTPEPVGRLIDELSRLPGIGPKTASRLTYYLLRVPEDQVRSLARAIQELRERTVFCAKCFNISEANPCPICSDPTRDNSLICVVEEPLDVLAIERTGEYRGLYHVLHGVISPMDGIGPGELRIAELLARLRDGGVKEVVLATNPSLEGENTAMYLARQIRPLGIRVSSLARGLPVGADLEYADVVTLARALEGRREM from the coding sequence ATGCGCACGACACCAGAACCAGTTGGTCGCCTAATTGATGAGTTGAGTCGTCTGCCAGGTATTGGCCCTAAGACAGCCTCCCGGCTGACGTATTATCTATTGCGCGTACCGGAAGACCAGGTACGTTCCTTGGCGCGAGCGATCCAGGAACTACGCGAACGCACCGTTTTCTGTGCTAAATGCTTTAACATCAGCGAAGCTAACCCCTGTCCCATCTGTAGCGACCCCACACGCGACAATTCCCTCATTTGTGTGGTGGAAGAGCCGCTGGATGTGCTGGCCATCGAGCGCACTGGCGAATACCGGGGGCTTTATCATGTGCTGCACGGCGTCATCTCGCCGATGGATGGTATCGGCCCCGGAGAACTCAGGATCGCCGAATTGCTGGCCCGGCTCCGAGATGGTGGGGTGAAAGAAGTCGTTCTGGCAACGAATCCCAGCCTGGAGGGCGAAAATACCGCCATGTATTTGGCTCGACAGATACGACCCTTGGGCATTCGAGTGTCCAGTCTGGCACGAGGCTTACCCGTAGGGGCAGATCTTGAATACGCGGATGTCGTCACCCTGGCTCGGGCCTTAGAGGGGCGTCGGGAGATGTAG